The following coding sequences are from one Lipingzhangella halophila window:
- the secY gene encoding preprotein translocase subunit SecY: MLGAFVRAFRTPDLRNKLLFTLFILTIFRLGSVIPAPGINSAAIRDQMETVQANDTAGIYALVNLFSGGALLQLAVFALGIMPYITASIIINLLTVVIPRLESLKKEGQAGQGKITQYTRYLTLALAVLQATSIVAMARTGQLFQGQIQAHTYMPDQSIMTLVTMVFVMTAGTGIIMWFGELITERGVGNGMSLLIFTQVIAVFPSSIAGLWEEQDTWLFALICVAGLVLITGVVFMEQAQRRIPVQYAKRMVGRRMYGGSSTYIPLKVNQAGIIPVIFASSLLYLPQLAIGLMGEDSQNPVVRFLQEYFVGGTHPVYMATFFFLIVGFAFFYVAITFNPAEVADNMKKYGGFIPGIRPGRPTAEYLDYVLTRLTTPGSLYLGLIALLPMIALGQAGAGQGFPFGGTSILIMVGVGLDTVKQIESHLQQRNYEGFLR, translated from the coding sequence GTGCTAGGTGCGTTCGTCCGTGCGTTCCGCACGCCGGACCTGCGAAACAAGCTGCTGTTCACACTGTTTATCCTGACGATCTTCCGGCTGGGCTCGGTGATTCCCGCTCCGGGGATCAACTCGGCGGCGATCCGGGACCAGATGGAGACGGTGCAGGCCAACGACACCGCGGGAATCTACGCGCTGGTCAACCTGTTCAGTGGTGGCGCGCTACTGCAACTGGCCGTTTTCGCCCTGGGCATCATGCCCTACATCACCGCGAGCATCATCATCAACCTGCTCACGGTGGTCATTCCGCGGCTGGAGTCGCTGAAGAAGGAAGGCCAGGCTGGCCAGGGCAAGATTACCCAGTACACGCGGTATCTGACCCTGGCTCTGGCGGTCCTGCAAGCTACCAGCATCGTCGCCATGGCGCGTACCGGGCAGCTCTTCCAGGGGCAGATCCAGGCCCACACCTATATGCCCGACCAGAGCATCATGACCCTGGTGACCATGGTGTTCGTGATGACGGCCGGCACCGGGATCATCATGTGGTTCGGTGAGCTGATCACCGAGCGCGGGGTCGGCAACGGGATGTCGCTGCTCATCTTCACGCAGGTGATCGCCGTCTTCCCGTCCTCCATCGCGGGCCTCTGGGAGGAGCAGGACACCTGGCTGTTCGCGCTGATCTGTGTCGCCGGTCTGGTGCTCATCACCGGTGTGGTCTTCATGGAGCAGGCGCAGCGGCGGATCCCCGTCCAGTACGCGAAGCGGATGGTCGGCCGGCGGATGTACGGCGGAAGCTCCACCTACATCCCGCTGAAGGTCAACCAGGCCGGCATCATCCCGGTCATCTTCGCGTCCTCCCTGCTGTACCTGCCGCAGCTCGCCATCGGCCTCATGGGCGAGGACTCCCAGAACCCCGTGGTGCGCTTCCTGCAGGAGTACTTCGTCGGCGGCACGCATCCGGTGTACATGGCCACGTTCTTCTTCCTGATCGTGGGCTTCGCGTTCTTCTACGTGGCCATTACCTTCAACCCCGCTGAAGTAGCCGACAACATGAAGAAGTACGGTGGGTTCATCCCGGGTATCCGTCCGGGGCGTCCGACCGCCGAATATCTCGACTACGTGCTGACTCGGCTGACGACCCCCGGCTCGCTGTACCTGGGTCTGATCGCTCTGCTGCCGATGATCGCCCTTGGCCAGGCTGGTGCCGGACAAGGCTTTCCCTTCGGTGGTACGAGCATCCTGATCATGGTTGGTGTCGGGCTGGACACGGTGAAGCAGATCGAGAGTCACCTCCAGCAGAGGAACTACGAAGGTTTTCTGCGATAG
- a CDS encoding adenylate kinase has protein sequence MVGPPGAGKGTQAQILASELSIPKVSTGDIFRTNVSGGTDLGKQAKTYMDRGELVPDEVTNEMVRDRLAQEDAQAGFLLDGFPRNVAQAETLNKILNDLGERLDVVLELAVDQEEVVRRLAGRRSCRSCGHVQHLEYDPPQVDGVCDNCGGELFQREDDREETIRRRLEVYDEQTAPLVAFYRNEGILQTIDATGAVEDIAARALDALRSQA, from the coding sequence TTGGTGGGGCCTCCTGGGGCCGGCAAGGGTACCCAGGCCCAGATCTTGGCGTCCGAGTTGTCGATACCGAAGGTGTCCACTGGGGACATCTTCCGCACCAACGTCAGTGGTGGCACTGACCTTGGAAAACAGGCCAAAACGTACATGGACCGCGGTGAGCTCGTCCCCGACGAGGTCACCAACGAGATGGTCCGCGACCGGTTGGCCCAGGAGGACGCCCAAGCGGGCTTCCTCCTCGATGGCTTTCCGCGCAACGTCGCGCAGGCCGAGACCCTGAACAAGATCCTGAACGACCTCGGCGAGCGGCTTGATGTCGTGCTCGAGCTCGCGGTCGATCAGGAGGAGGTTGTCCGGCGGCTCGCGGGGCGCCGCTCCTGCCGGAGCTGCGGTCACGTGCAGCACCTCGAGTACGACCCGCCGCAGGTCGACGGGGTCTGCGACAACTGCGGCGGCGAGCTGTTCCAGCGCGAGGACGATCGCGAGGAGACCATCCGGCGCCGGCTGGAGGTCTACGACGAGCAGACCGCGCCGCTGGTCGCGTTCTACCGGAACGAAGGCATCCTGCAGACAATCGACGCCACCGGTGCCGTCGAAGACATCGCCGCACGGGCGCTGGACGCCCTGCGTAGTCAGGCCTGA
- the map gene encoding type I methionyl aminopeptidase, translating into MFRKAEPAVQLKTPAQIAKMRAAGRVVASTLDLLRASAEPGMSTLDLDAIAERSIRDAGAVPSFKGYWGFPGSICTSVNEEVVHGIPRESKILRYGDIISIDCGAILDGWHGDSAITFPIGEVSVDDAALLRVCEESMWRGIAQLRPGRHLGDIGHAIDSFVRQSGGYGNVQEYGGHGIGTEMHMDPHVLNYGKPRKGMGIAEGMCLAIEPMTNLGTRHVVTLDDQWTVVTRDSSRSAHFEHSVAVTAEGPLVLTARDENREKLAELGFPDPDN; encoded by the coding sequence ATGTTCCGTAAGGCCGAACCGGCGGTCCAGTTGAAGACGCCCGCCCAGATCGCGAAGATGCGCGCGGCTGGGCGGGTGGTGGCCAGCACCCTGGACCTGCTCAGGGCCTCGGCCGAGCCGGGGATGAGCACGCTGGACCTCGACGCCATCGCTGAGCGGAGCATCCGGGACGCCGGGGCGGTGCCGTCCTTCAAGGGGTACTGGGGATTCCCGGGCTCCATCTGCACCTCGGTGAACGAGGAGGTCGTACACGGGATCCCGCGCGAGAGCAAGATACTGCGGTACGGCGACATCATCTCCATCGACTGCGGTGCGATCCTCGACGGCTGGCACGGCGACTCCGCGATCACCTTCCCGATCGGTGAGGTCAGCGTGGACGACGCCGCATTGCTGCGGGTCTGCGAGGAATCGATGTGGCGGGGGATCGCTCAGCTCCGTCCCGGACGGCACCTCGGCGACATCGGGCACGCCATCGACAGCTTTGTCCGCCAGAGCGGTGGCTACGGCAACGTCCAGGAGTACGGTGGACACGGCATCGGTACCGAGATGCATATGGATCCGCACGTGCTGAACTACGGCAAGCCGCGCAAGGGAATGGGGATCGCCGAAGGTATGTGCCTGGCGATCGAGCCCATGACGAACCTGGGCACCCGGCACGTGGTTACGCTGGACGACCAGTGGACCGTGGTCACGCGCGACAGCTCCCGCTCGGCACACTTCGAGCACTCGGTGGCCGTCACCGCTGAGGGCCCGCTGGTTCTCACGGCGCGCGACGAGAACCGGGAGAAGCTCGCCGAGCTGGGTTTTCCGGACCCCGACAACTGA
- a CDS encoding DUF1707 domain-containing protein → MSENTPQMRVSDADRERVAAMLREHFAQGRLEDDEFTSRLENAYNARTRADLVPLTEDLPERDLADLPTEAPRSVASRNGSAAAVKAAWGVWAGVNALCFTIWLITAVTAGATYPWFLWVAGPWGVVLLASTIGAASMRRDRPGNAR, encoded by the coding sequence ATGTCGGAGAACACTCCGCAGATGCGGGTATCGGACGCCGACCGCGAGCGCGTGGCCGCGATGCTGCGGGAGCACTTCGCACAGGGCCGCCTGGAGGACGACGAGTTCACCAGCCGGTTGGAGAACGCCTACAACGCAAGAACCAGGGCCGACCTCGTGCCGCTTACCGAGGACCTGCCCGAGCGCGACCTCGCGGACCTTCCCACCGAAGCCCCGCGGTCGGTCGCCTCCCGCAACGGCTCGGCCGCCGCGGTGAAGGCCGCGTGGGGCGTGTGGGCCGGCGTGAACGCACTGTGCTTCACCATCTGGCTGATCACCGCCGTTACCGCCGGCGCGACCTACCCGTGGTTCTTGTGGGTGGCGGGGCCATGGGGTGTGGTGCTGCTGGCCAGCACCATCGGGGCCGCCTCGATGCGGCGGGACAGGCCGGGAAACGCGAGATAG
- the infA gene encoding translation initiation factor IF-1: MAKKDGAIEIEGSVIESLPNAMFRVELDNGHKVLAHISGKMRMHYIRILPDDRVVVELSPYDLTRGRIVYRYK; the protein is encoded by the coding sequence ATGGCCAAGAAAGACGGCGCCATCGAGATCGAGGGCTCCGTTATCGAGTCCCTACCCAACGCTATGTTCCGAGTGGAGCTCGACAACGGGCACAAGGTCCTTGCCCACATCAGCGGCAAGATGCGGATGCACTACATCCGCATTCTTCCCGACGACCGCGTCGTCGTGGAGCTGAGCCCGTACGACCTTACGCGCGGGCGCATCGTTTACCGCTACAAGTAG
- the rpmJ gene encoding 50S ribosomal protein L36 yields the protein MKVKPSVKKICSKCRVIRRHGTIMVICSDPRHKQRQG from the coding sequence ATGAAGGTCAAGCCGAGCGTCAAGAAGATCTGTTCGAAGTGCCGCGTGATTCGCCGGCACGGCACGATCATGGTCATTTGCTCGGATCCGCGGCATAAGCAGCGGCAGGGCTAG
- the rpsM gene encoding 30S ribosomal protein S13 has protein sequence MARLEGVDLPRDKRVEIALTYVYGIGRTRAAETLKNTGVSAATRVHELTEDELVQLRDWIGANYQVEGDLRREVQADIRRKMEIGSYQGIRHRRGLPVKGQRTQTNARTRKGKKKTVAGKKKSGKK, from the coding sequence ATGGCACGTCTCGAAGGCGTTGACCTTCCTCGCGACAAGCGAGTGGAGATCGCGCTCACCTACGTCTACGGAATCGGCCGCACCCGCGCCGCCGAGACCCTGAAGAACACGGGCGTCAGCGCGGCGACCCGCGTTCACGAGCTCACCGAGGACGAGCTGGTCCAGCTCCGTGACTGGATCGGCGCGAACTACCAGGTGGAAGGTGACCTCCGGCGAGAGGTCCAGGCCGACATCCGCCGCAAGATGGAGATCGGCTCGTACCAGGGAATCCGGCACCGCCGTGGCCTCCCGGTCAAGGGTCAGCGCACGCAGACCAACGCGCGTACGCGCAAGGGTAAGAAGAAGACTGTGGCCGGAAAGAAGAAGTCCGGCAAGAAGTAG
- the rpsK gene encoding 30S ribosomal protein S11 codes for MPPKGRQQQGAARKVRRKEKKNIVHGHAHIKSTFNNTIVSITDPSGSVISWASSGQVGFKGSRKSTPYAAQMAAEAAARRAQEHGTRKVDVFVKGPGSGRETAIRSLQATGLEVGSIQDVTPVPHNGCRPPKRRRV; via the coding sequence ATGCCGCCTAAGGGCCGTCAGCAGCAGGGCGCCGCGCGCAAGGTGCGCCGCAAGGAAAAGAAGAATATTGTCCACGGCCATGCTCACATCAAGAGCACGTTCAACAACACGATCGTGAGCATCACCGACCCCAGTGGCTCGGTGATCTCGTGGGCGAGTTCCGGGCAGGTCGGGTTCAAGGGCTCGCGCAAGTCGACCCCCTACGCCGCGCAGATGGCCGCCGAGGCCGCCGCGCGCCGCGCCCAGGAGCACGGGACGCGCAAGGTGGACGTCTTCGTGAAGGGCCCCGGCTCCGGCCGCGAGACCGCGATTCGCTCGCTGCAGGCCACCGGCCTTGAGGTGGGTTCGATCCAGGACGTAACGCCGGTCCCGCACAACGGGTGCCGGCCGCCGAAGCGCCGGCGGGTCTGA
- a CDS encoding DNA-directed RNA polymerase subunit alpha yields MLIAQRPSLSEETISDLRSKFVVEPLEPGFGYTIGNSLRRTLLSSIPGAAVTSIRIEGVEHEFTTVPGVKEDVTEIILNLKGLVISSEHDEPVLMYLRKQGPGVVTAADVAPPAGVEVHNPDLHIATLNSKGKLEMELTVERGRGYVSATQNKQVGQEIGRIPIDSIYSPVLRVTYKVEATRVEQRTDFDRLIVDIETKPSIRPRDAVASAGKTLVELFGLARELNVDAEGIDMGPSPTDAALAADLALPIEDLNLTVRSYNCLKREGIHSVGELVARSEQDLLDIRNFGAKSIEEVKQKLIDMGLSLKDSPPGFDPTTAADSYGSEDDEESFVETEQY; encoded by the coding sequence ATGTTGATCGCACAGCGTCCATCGCTCTCCGAGGAAACGATCTCGGACCTTCGCTCGAAGTTCGTTGTTGAACCACTTGAGCCGGGTTTCGGGTACACGATCGGAAACTCGCTGCGCCGGACCCTGCTGTCCTCCATCCCCGGTGCTGCTGTCACCAGCATCCGCATCGAGGGCGTCGAGCACGAGTTCACCACCGTGCCCGGTGTGAAGGAGGACGTCACCGAGATCATCCTGAATCTCAAGGGCCTGGTGATCAGCTCCGAGCACGACGAGCCGGTCCTGATGTACCTGCGCAAGCAGGGGCCCGGTGTCGTCACGGCGGCCGATGTCGCCCCGCCGGCCGGGGTCGAGGTGCACAACCCGGACCTGCACATCGCGACATTGAACAGCAAGGGCAAGCTTGAGATGGAGCTCACGGTCGAGCGCGGCCGCGGCTACGTCTCGGCCACCCAGAACAAGCAGGTCGGCCAGGAGATCGGGCGCATTCCGATCGACTCGATCTACTCGCCCGTCCTGCGGGTCACCTACAAGGTCGAGGCCACCCGTGTGGAGCAGCGCACCGACTTCGACCGGCTGATCGTGGACATCGAGACCAAGCCGTCCATCCGGCCCCGGGACGCTGTCGCGAGTGCGGGCAAGACCCTGGTCGAGCTGTTCGGCCTGGCACGCGAGCTCAACGTCGACGCCGAAGGCATCGACATGGGCCCGTCGCCGACCGACGCCGCTCTGGCTGCCGACCTGGCGCTGCCGATCGAGGACCTCAACCTGACGGTCCGTTCCTACAACTGCCTCAAGCGTGAGGGCATCCACAGCGTTGGCGAGCTTGTCGCACGCTCCGAGCAGGACCTTCTCGACATCCGGAACTTCGGTGCGAAGTCCATCGAGGAGGTCAAGCAGAAGCTCATCGACATGGGCCTTTCCCTGAAGGACTCCCCGCCCGGATTCGACCCCACCACTGCGGCCGACTCCTACGGTTCGGAAGACGACGAGGAGTCCTTCGTCGAGACCGAGCAGTACTAG
- the rplQ gene encoding 50S ribosomal protein L17: protein MPTPTKGPRLGSGPSHEQLMLANLASALFQHGRIKTTEAKAKRLRPYAEKLITLGKRGDLHARRLALRKVTDKSVVHELFTEIGPRYENRDGGYTRITKVGSRKGDNAPMAVIELVEAAPARPASSRAAQPAQESAAAPEADDQAAEESTSEPAAEAQATERAEGESSDSEK from the coding sequence ATGCCCACGCCAACGAAGGGGCCTCGTCTGGGTTCCGGCCCGTCTCACGAGCAGCTCATGCTGGCGAACCTCGCGAGCGCGCTGTTCCAGCACGGTCGCATCAAGACGACGGAGGCCAAGGCGAAGCGCCTGCGTCCGTACGCGGAGAAGCTCATCACCCTGGGCAAGCGGGGCGACCTGCACGCCCGGCGTCTCGCGCTGCGCAAGGTCACCGACAAGTCGGTGGTGCATGAGCTCTTCACCGAGATCGGTCCGCGCTACGAGAACCGCGACGGTGGGTACACCCGCATCACCAAGGTCGGTTCGCGCAAGGGCGACAACGCTCCGATGGCGGTGATCGAGCTGGTCGAGGCCGCCCCGGCGCGGCCCGCGTCCTCCCGTGCCGCGCAGCCGGCGCAGGAGAGTGCCGCCGCGCCCGAGGCGGATGACCAGGCCGCGGAGGAGTCCACCTCCGAGCCGGCCGCCGAGGCGCAGGCGACGGAGCGGGCCGAGGGCGAGTCCTCGGACAGCGAGAAGTAG
- the truA gene encoding tRNA pseudouridine(38-40) synthase TruA, translated as MAADVDAETGTGTATDPDTVRVRLDIAYDGAGFSGWAEQPDRRTVQGELQVALRRVLRVDSARLTVAGRTDAGVHARGQVAHLDVPREIWAVDGDRLLRRLAGVLPPDVRVHAVSEAPPGFDARFSALFRRYVYRVSDAPGGVDPLRRHDVLWHRHPLDPDRMSEAAADLVGEHDFAAYCRRREGATTIRELLRLEWTRESAHLYAGTVQADAFCHNMVRALVGALLAVGDGRQDPGWPRRVLDAGVRDSGVHVVQAHGLTLEEVRYPDDHALAERAATTRRVRTPFRGS; from the coding sequence ATGGCGGCCGATGTTGACGCTGAGACAGGAACCGGCACCGCCACGGACCCGGACACCGTCCGGGTCCGCCTGGACATCGCCTATGACGGTGCGGGTTTCTCGGGCTGGGCGGAGCAGCCGGACCGCCGCACGGTCCAGGGGGAGCTGCAGGTGGCGCTGCGGCGGGTGCTGCGGGTCGACAGCGCCCGATTGACCGTCGCGGGACGCACCGACGCCGGTGTGCACGCCCGCGGGCAGGTGGCGCACCTGGACGTCCCCCGCGAGATCTGGGCCGTCGACGGGGACCGTCTGCTGCGCCGTCTGGCCGGAGTGCTCCCGCCGGACGTGCGGGTGCACGCGGTATCCGAGGCCCCGCCGGGGTTCGACGCGCGCTTCTCAGCGTTGTTCCGCCGGTATGTCTACCGGGTCAGTGACGCCCCAGGAGGGGTCGACCCGCTGCGGCGACACGACGTGTTGTGGCACCGGCACCCGCTCGATCCGGACCGGATGAGCGAGGCGGCGGCCGACCTGGTGGGCGAGCACGACTTCGCGGCCTACTGCCGCAGGCGCGAGGGCGCGACCACCATCCGGGAGCTGCTGCGCCTGGAATGGACCCGGGAGAGCGCGCACCTGTACGCGGGCACCGTCCAGGCCGACGCGTTCTGCCACAACATGGTCCGGGCCTTGGTGGGCGCGCTGCTGGCGGTTGGGGACGGCCGCCAGGACCCCGGGTGGCCGCGCCGCGTCCTGGACGCCGGTGTGCGCGACTCCGGGGTACACGTGGTGCAGGCGCACGGCCTGACACTCGAGGAGGTCCGCTACCCCGACGACCACGCCCTCGCCGAACGCGCGGCCACCACCCGCAGGGTCCGGACACCTTTCCGGGGATCGTGA
- the rplM gene encoding 50S ribosomal protein L13, whose protein sequence is MRTYSPKPSDVQRQWHVIDATDVVLGRLASHVAPLLRGKHKTYYAPHIDTGDYVIIVNADKVALTGNKLEQKRAYRHSGYPGGLRSVAYSELMAKHPDRAIEKAVRGMLPKGSLGRQMGKKLKVYAGPDHPHQAQKPVPYEITKIQQPA, encoded by the coding sequence GTGCGCACCTACAGCCCCAAGCCCAGCGATGTCCAGCGTCAGTGGCACGTCATCGACGCCACTGATGTCGTGCTCGGGCGGCTGGCTAGCCACGTCGCCCCACTGCTCCGAGGCAAGCACAAGACGTACTACGCGCCCCACATCGACACCGGTGACTACGTGATCATCGTGAACGCCGACAAGGTGGCGCTGACAGGTAATAAGCTGGAGCAGAAGCGGGCGTACCGGCACTCCGGTTACCCCGGTGGTCTGCGCTCCGTCGCCTACAGCGAGCTGATGGCCAAGCACCCCGACCGCGCCATCGAGAAGGCGGTCAGGGGAATGCTGCCGAAGGGCTCTCTGGGCCGCCAGATGGGCAAGAAGCTCAAGGTCTACGCCGGCCCTGATCACCCGCACCAGGCGCAGAAGCCTGTGCCTTACGAAATCACCAAGATCCAGCAGCCCGCGTAG
- the rpsI gene encoding 30S ribosomal protein S9, which produces MVEPTGIEDVAQDFEDNPEEFPAEYTSETPEAPGGGYVPTASGPSAGTGRRKKAVARVRIKPGTGEWKVNGKSLEEYFPDKVHQQTIKEPLVTLGVDGGYDVFARLNGGGPSGQAGALRHGLARALAGLDAENNRPALKKAGFLTRDAREVERKKAGLKKARKAPQYSKR; this is translated from the coding sequence GTGGTCGAGCCCACCGGCATCGAAGACGTCGCCCAGGACTTCGAGGACAACCCCGAGGAGTTCCCCGCTGAGTACACCAGCGAGACTCCCGAGGCCCCTGGAGGGGGGTACGTTCCGACCGCGTCCGGCCCGAGCGCGGGTACCGGTCGCCGGAAGAAGGCCGTCGCCCGCGTCCGCATCAAGCCCGGTACGGGCGAGTGGAAGGTCAACGGCAAGTCGCTCGAGGAGTACTTCCCCGACAAGGTCCACCAGCAGACCATCAAGGAACCACTGGTCACGCTTGGTGTCGACGGCGGCTATGACGTGTTCGCGCGGCTGAACGGCGGCGGGCCCAGCGGCCAGGCCGGCGCCCTGCGCCACGGCCTCGCCCGCGCGCTCGCCGGGCTCGACGCGGAGAACAACCGGCCGGCGCTGAAGAAGGCCGGCTTCCTCACCCGCGACGCCCGCGAGGTGGAGCGGAAGAAGGCCGGTCTGAAGAAGGCCCGCAAGGCTCCGCAGTACTCCAAGCGGTAA
- the glmM gene encoding phosphoglucosamine mutase, with protein sequence MARLFGTDGVRGVAGRDLTASLALELSIAAAQVLAVGDHRPRAVVGRDPRASGEFLEAAVVAGLASSGVDVVRLGVLPTPAVAYLTDALDADFGVMLSASHNAAPDNGIKFFARGGQKLPDEVEDAIEAGLGGTAEPVEGAAIGRVSDTSDGAERYIQHLLGSLPHRLDGLRVVVDCANGAATTVAPEALRRAGAEVITIGDRPDGLNINEGCGSTQLGALRTAVREHGADAGIAHDGDADRCLAVAADGTVIDGDQILGILALELQESGRLAEDTLVITVMSNLGLKLAMKEAGITVVETPVGDRYVLEEMKAGSYSLGGEQSGHVVLLDHATTGDGLLTGLHLLGAVSHRRRPLDELAKVMTKLPQVLINVPNVDRSRATSSSELAEAVARAETELGDTGRVLIRPSGTEPKVRVMVEAAAETRAQEVAERLAGVVRSALGN encoded by the coding sequence GTGGCTCGGCTTTTTGGTACCGACGGAGTCCGGGGGGTCGCCGGGCGCGACCTCACCGCATCGCTGGCGCTGGAGCTCTCCATCGCCGCCGCGCAGGTCCTGGCCGTGGGGGACCATCGCCCTCGCGCGGTGGTCGGGCGTGATCCGCGGGCGTCCGGTGAGTTCCTGGAGGCGGCGGTCGTCGCGGGGCTGGCGAGTTCCGGTGTGGACGTCGTCCGCTTGGGCGTGCTGCCCACCCCGGCTGTCGCGTACCTCACCGACGCGCTCGACGCCGACTTCGGTGTGATGCTGTCGGCCAGCCACAATGCCGCGCCCGACAATGGCATCAAGTTCTTCGCGCGGGGCGGCCAGAAACTGCCCGATGAGGTCGAGGACGCGATCGAGGCCGGCCTGGGCGGCACTGCCGAGCCTGTGGAGGGCGCCGCCATCGGCCGGGTGAGTGACACCTCCGACGGCGCCGAACGCTACATCCAGCACCTCCTCGGCTCGTTGCCGCACCGGCTCGACGGGCTGCGCGTGGTGGTGGACTGCGCGAACGGCGCGGCAACCACTGTGGCGCCCGAGGCGTTGCGGCGTGCCGGCGCCGAGGTCATCACCATCGGCGACCGGCCCGACGGCCTGAACATCAATGAGGGGTGCGGGTCGACCCAGCTCGGTGCGCTGCGCACTGCCGTGCGCGAGCACGGGGCCGACGCCGGTATCGCCCACGACGGCGACGCGGACCGCTGCCTGGCTGTGGCGGCCGACGGAACGGTGATCGACGGGGACCAGATCCTCGGGATCCTCGCTCTGGAGCTGCAGGAGTCGGGCCGGCTCGCCGAGGACACCCTCGTCATCACGGTGATGTCGAACCTGGGCCTGAAACTGGCCATGAAGGAGGCCGGCATCACGGTGGTGGAGACCCCCGTCGGGGACCGCTACGTCCTTGAGGAGATGAAGGCCGGCAGCTACTCGCTGGGAGGCGAGCAGTCCGGCCACGTTGTGCTGCTCGACCACGCGACCACCGGCGACGGTCTGCTCACGGGCCTGCACCTGCTCGGGGCGGTGAGCCATCGGCGCCGGCCCCTCGACGAGCTGGCCAAGGTCATGACCAAGCTGCCGCAGGTTCTCATCAACGTGCCCAACGTCGACCGGAGCCGGGCCACAAGCAGCAGTGAGCTCGCCGAGGCCGTCGCCCGAGCCGAGACCGAGCTCGGCGACACCGGCCGGGTGCTGATCCGGCCAAGCGGCACCGAGCCGAAGGTCCGCGTCATGGTGGAGGCCGCCGCGGAAACGCGGGCCCAGGAGGTCGCCGAGCGCTTGGCCGGAGTGGTGCGGTCCGCCCTGGGAAACTGA